One part of the Streptomyces ferrugineus genome encodes these proteins:
- a CDS encoding Gfo/Idh/MocA family protein — protein sequence MPPRSARRRVAVIGTGAIVSGSHLPALRHHADRAELVAAVDVDQGRLDAFRELAGEQVAGYTSTGDMLDAVRPDLVLIGTPPSLHREQTVAALKAGAWVLCEKPLCLSLAEYDDIAAAEEASGAYASVVFQHRYGSGAVHARELIAGGELGVPLVAHCQTTWHRDAAYYAVPWRGRWVTEGGGPTMGHGIHQFDLLLHLLGPWAEIRAMAARLVHDTESEDVSTALVRFENGALATVVNSVLSPHEVSRIRIDCADATVELTHLYGHRNDDWVYTPAPHVPSERATAWRTPAADVPSSHTAQLGALLDAHDNGVRPPGSGPDARATLDFAAALYKSAFTGQPVYAGEIGSGDPFYPAMHGDHPHWAPKERA from the coding sequence ATGCCCCCACGCTCCGCCCGCCGCCGCGTCGCCGTGATCGGCACCGGCGCCATCGTCAGCGGCAGTCACCTTCCCGCGCTGAGACACCACGCCGACCGGGCGGAGCTGGTCGCCGCCGTCGACGTGGACCAGGGCCGGCTGGACGCCTTCCGCGAACTCGCGGGCGAGCAGGTCGCCGGGTACACCTCGACCGGCGACATGCTGGACGCCGTACGCCCCGATCTGGTCCTGATCGGCACCCCGCCGTCCCTGCACCGGGAGCAGACCGTCGCCGCGCTCAAGGCGGGCGCCTGGGTGCTGTGCGAGAAGCCGCTGTGCCTGTCGCTCGCCGAGTACGACGACATCGCGGCGGCCGAGGAGGCGTCGGGGGCCTATGCCTCGGTGGTCTTCCAGCACCGCTACGGCTCGGGCGCCGTCCACGCCCGCGAGCTGATCGCGGGCGGTGAGCTGGGCGTCCCGCTGGTCGCGCACTGCCAGACGACCTGGCACCGGGACGCCGCGTACTACGCGGTGCCGTGGCGCGGGCGCTGGGTGACCGAGGGCGGCGGGCCCACCATGGGGCACGGCATCCACCAGTTCGACCTGCTGCTGCATCTGCTGGGCCCCTGGGCGGAGATCCGGGCCATGGCCGCGCGCCTGGTCCACGACACCGAGAGCGAGGACGTCTCGACGGCCCTCGTCCGGTTCGAGAACGGCGCCCTCGCCACCGTCGTCAACAGCGTGCTGTCCCCGCACGAGGTCAGCCGCATCCGCATCGACTGCGCCGACGCGACGGTCGAGCTCACCCACCTGTACGGCCACCGCAACGACGACTGGGTCTACACCCCGGCCCCGCACGTCCCCTCCGAGCGCGCCACCGCCTGGCGCACCCCGGCGGCGGACGTGCCCAGTTCGCACACGGCCCAGCTCGGCGCCCTCCTCGACGCCCACGACAACGGTGTCCGGCCGCCCGGCAGCGGCCCGGACGCCCGGGCCACCCTCGACTTCGCCGCCGCCCTGTACAAGTCCGCGTTCACCGGACAGCCGGTGTACGCGGGCGAGATCGGGTCCGGCGACCCCTTCTATCCGGCCATGCACGGAGACCACCCCCACTGGGCCCCCAAGGAGCGCGCATGA
- a CDS encoding DUF6807 domain-containing protein: MSIRVTHAHGDHIAVTAANGTEILRYVYRPDPEAFESRKPYAHPVRTLAGHTVTGYRPSDHRWHKGLQMTASHLSGQNFWGGNCYVHGQGYLPLPERIGSMRHEGFPVFAVEDDRLTVAEELTWVENGGAEWARETRGLIVHSVDEAAGAWALDWSIRLTNTRAEPLRFGSPTTEGRELAGYTGLQWRGPRDFTGGTAFAPESDADADKLMGSQGPWLAFTTEHDDIDGHSTLVFAHAPENLDAVHESHWFVRSEPIPTVAFSWAFFEEFELPPGESFEYRYRIVVADGAWDREQVAAHLEAMPW, encoded by the coding sequence ATGAGCATCCGTGTCACCCACGCGCACGGCGACCACATCGCGGTGACGGCGGCGAACGGCACCGAGATCCTCCGCTACGTCTACCGTCCCGACCCGGAGGCCTTCGAGTCCCGCAAGCCGTACGCCCACCCGGTGCGCACCCTCGCCGGGCACACCGTGACCGGGTACCGGCCCAGCGACCACCGCTGGCACAAGGGCCTGCAGATGACGGCGAGCCATCTGTCCGGGCAGAACTTCTGGGGCGGCAACTGCTATGTGCACGGCCAGGGTTACCTGCCGCTGCCGGAGCGGATCGGCTCGATGCGGCACGAAGGCTTCCCGGTGTTCGCGGTCGAGGACGACCGGCTCACCGTCGCCGAGGAGCTCACCTGGGTGGAGAACGGTGGTGCCGAGTGGGCGCGGGAGACGCGCGGGCTCATCGTGCACTCGGTGGACGAGGCGGCCGGCGCCTGGGCGCTGGACTGGTCGATCCGGCTCACCAACACCCGTGCCGAGCCACTGCGGTTCGGGTCCCCGACCACCGAGGGCCGGGAGCTGGCCGGCTACACCGGACTGCAGTGGCGCGGCCCGCGCGACTTCACCGGCGGGACCGCCTTCGCGCCGGAGTCCGACGCGGACGCCGACAAGCTGATGGGCAGTCAGGGCCCGTGGCTGGCCTTCACCACCGAGCACGACGACATCGACGGGCACTCCACCCTCGTGTTCGCGCACGCGCCCGAGAACCTGGACGCCGTTCACGAGTCGCACTGGTTCGTGCGCTCCGAGCCCATCCCCACGGTGGCGTTCTCCTGGGCGTTCTTCGAGGAGTTCGAGCTGCCGCCGGGCGAGTCCTTCGAGTACCGCTACCGCATCGTCGTCGCCGACGGGGCCTGGGACCGGGAGCAGGTGGCCGCCCACCTGGAGGCAATGCCGTGGTGA
- a CDS encoding cupin domain-containing protein has protein sequence MVKPNLPHPLPGAVGLSHLSAYDWEAADGVCGGSPHLHLVCTEAYVVTGGRGAVQTLSPDGYRDIPLEPGSVAWFTPGTVHRMVQGGDLRITVLMQNSGLPEAGDAVFTFPPDVLADAERYAAAAVLPPGTGPETAAAARRRRDLAVEGYLALREALEAGDSGPYREFQRAAARLVRAKVPDWRELWRAGALATAERTGAQLDALEAGEPAYLGEATAYETAPTRLGGFGMCGRRDEYNLPGTTLPYGGE, from the coding sequence GTGGTGAAGCCGAACCTTCCGCACCCGCTGCCCGGCGCCGTCGGCCTGTCCCATCTCAGCGCCTACGACTGGGAGGCCGCCGACGGCGTGTGCGGCGGCAGCCCGCATCTGCACCTGGTGTGCACCGAGGCGTACGTCGTCACCGGCGGCCGGGGTGCCGTGCAGACGCTGAGCCCCGACGGCTACCGGGACATCCCGCTGGAGCCCGGCTCCGTCGCCTGGTTCACGCCCGGAACCGTGCACCGCATGGTGCAGGGCGGCGATCTGCGCATCACCGTGCTGATGCAGAACAGCGGCCTGCCGGAGGCCGGGGACGCCGTCTTCACCTTCCCGCCGGACGTGCTCGCCGACGCCGAGAGATACGCGGCCGCCGCTGTGCTCCCACCCGGCACCGGCCCGGAGACGGCCGCCGCCGCACGGCGCCGCAGGGACCTCGCCGTCGAGGGCTACCTCGCCCTGCGCGAGGCGCTCGAAGCCGGGGACAGCGGCCCGTACCGCGAGTTCCAGCGTGCCGCCGCCCGGCTCGTGCGCGCCAAGGTCCCCGACTGGCGGGAGCTGTGGCGGGCCGGCGCCCTGGCCACGGCCGAGCGCACGGGCGCCCAGCTCGACGCGCTGGAGGCGGGGGAACCGGCGTACCTGGGCGAGGCGACCGCGTACGAAACCGCGCCCACCCGGCTCGGCGGGTTCGGGATGTGCGGCCGCCGGGACGAGTACAACCTGCCGGGGACGACGCTGCCGTACGGCGGCGAGTAG
- a CDS encoding ABC transporter substrate-binding protein, translated as MPGHRTKGFCASAAALALCAMLAGCSGSGESVGGGKVVLRYTWWGNPDRAERTEQAVALFEKQHPNIEVQTSFSAYDAYKQKLATQAAGGDAPDVMQLDYRQIDQYASGGVLLDLGKQKAVLRTGEIDAGLLATGKLDGTQYAIPQGRGTETVVYDVKAWKATGVPLPGGSWTWSEWADTMRALAEETGKPGATDPGWSEDSFEVWLRGQGKSLYTEDGGLGFTADDLTRWWTFTDRLRREGVVSPAEQTTQLDGSVENTPLGRGEAMTDANWDAPASGYLALIPSGVALAPMPSGEDGTPGQYFKPSMFLGIGANTAHAKEAARLVDFLVNDPQAANVLGATRGIPVNGSIREEIEPRLKDFDKTIGDYQASLDGTLNDPPQAPPAGDNALQTTFQRDYDQVSYERMSPREAAENYVTEAKAELRS; from the coding sequence ATGCCCGGACACAGGACAAAGGGGTTCTGCGCTTCGGCCGCCGCTCTCGCGCTGTGCGCGATGCTGGCGGGCTGCTCAGGATCCGGTGAGTCGGTCGGCGGCGGCAAGGTCGTGCTGCGCTACACGTGGTGGGGCAACCCGGACCGCGCGGAACGCACCGAGCAAGCTGTCGCCCTGTTCGAGAAACAGCACCCGAACATCGAGGTGCAGACCTCGTTCTCCGCCTACGACGCCTACAAGCAGAAGCTCGCCACCCAGGCCGCGGGCGGCGACGCCCCCGACGTGATGCAGCTCGACTACCGCCAGATCGACCAGTACGCCTCGGGCGGTGTCCTGCTCGACCTCGGCAAGCAGAAGGCCGTACTGCGCACCGGAGAGATCGACGCGGGCCTGCTTGCCACCGGCAAGCTGGACGGCACGCAGTACGCGATTCCCCAGGGCCGCGGCACCGAGACCGTCGTCTACGACGTCAAGGCGTGGAAGGCGACCGGTGTCCCGCTCCCGGGCGGAAGCTGGACCTGGAGCGAGTGGGCCGACACCATGCGCGCCCTGGCCGAGGAGACCGGCAAGCCCGGCGCCACCGACCCCGGCTGGAGCGAGGACAGCTTCGAGGTCTGGCTGCGCGGCCAGGGCAAGTCCCTCTACACCGAGGACGGCGGGCTCGGCTTCACCGCCGACGACCTGACCCGCTGGTGGACCTTCACCGACCGGCTCCGGCGCGAGGGCGTCGTCTCACCCGCCGAGCAGACCACGCAGCTCGACGGCTCCGTCGAGAACACCCCGCTCGGCCGCGGTGAGGCGATGACCGACGCCAACTGGGACGCTCCGGCCAGCGGTTACCTCGCCCTGATACCCAGCGGTGTCGCACTCGCGCCGATGCCCTCCGGCGAGGACGGCACCCCCGGCCAGTACTTCAAGCCGTCGATGTTCCTCGGCATCGGGGCCAACACCGCGCACGCGAAGGAAGCCGCCCGGCTCGTCGACTTCCTCGTCAACGACCCACAGGCGGCGAACGTCCTCGGCGCCACCCGCGGCATCCCCGTCAACGGCTCGATCCGCGAGGAGATCGAGCCGCGGCTCAAGGACTTCGACAAGACCATCGGCGACTACCAGGCCTCCCTGGACGGCACCCTCAACGACCCGCCGCAGGCCCCGCCCGCCGGCGACAACGCCCTCCAGACCACCTTCCAGCGCGACTACGACCAGGTGTCGTACGAGCGCATGTCGCCCCGCGAGGCGGCCGAGAACTACGTCACCGAGGCGAAGGCGGAGCTGCGGTCATGA
- a CDS encoding carbohydrate ABC transporter permease: MTTTTIPGRAKPATAATPKRRPRRERQGAAWVFLSPWVLGAVVLTLLPMAVSLYLSFTDYDLFNPPRWVGLRNYVQMFTEDPRYWRSVVTTLTYVVIAVPLQLALALVVAIALKSMRRGKAFYRSAFYAPSLLGASMSIALVWRAVFNDGGTVDNLFGTGGWVNQPGWALLAVALLTVWQFGAPMVIFLAGLQQIPGELYEAAAVDGAGRWRQFLSVTVPMLSPVLFFNLVLQTIQAFQVFTPAFALSAGKGGPADSTLVYTLYLYDRGFVASHMGYASAMAWVLLIVIGAVTAVLFRTSRSWVFYASEGDR, from the coding sequence ATGACCACCACCACGATCCCCGGCCGCGCGAAGCCCGCCACCGCCGCCACCCCGAAACGCCGCCCCAGGCGCGAACGCCAGGGCGCCGCCTGGGTGTTCCTCTCCCCATGGGTGCTCGGCGCCGTCGTCCTGACCCTGCTGCCGATGGCCGTGTCGCTGTACCTGTCCTTCACCGACTACGACCTGTTCAACCCGCCGCGCTGGGTGGGCCTGCGCAACTACGTCCAGATGTTCACCGAGGACCCGCGCTACTGGCGCTCGGTGGTGACCACCCTGACGTACGTCGTCATCGCCGTGCCGCTGCAACTGGCGCTCGCCCTCGTGGTCGCGATCGCCCTGAAGTCCATGAGGCGCGGCAAGGCCTTCTACCGGTCCGCGTTCTACGCCCCCTCGCTGCTCGGCGCGTCGATGTCCATCGCCCTCGTCTGGCGGGCGGTCTTCAACGACGGTGGCACGGTGGACAACCTGTTCGGCACCGGCGGCTGGGTCAACCAGCCGGGCTGGGCACTGCTCGCCGTGGCGCTGCTGACGGTGTGGCAGTTCGGGGCGCCGATGGTCATCTTCCTCGCCGGTCTCCAGCAGATCCCGGGCGAGCTGTACGAGGCGGCGGCCGTCGACGGGGCTGGGAGGTGGCGGCAGTTCCTGTCCGTCACGGTGCCCATGCTGTCCCCGGTCCTGTTCTTCAACCTGGTCCTGCAGACCATCCAGGCCTTCCAGGTCTTCACGCCGGCCTTCGCGCTCAGCGCCGGCAAGGGCGGCCCCGCCGACTCGACCCTCGTCTACACCCTCTACCTCTACGACCGCGGCTTCGTCGCCTCCCACATGGGCTACGCCTCCGCCATGGCCTGGGTCCTGCTGATCGTGATCGGCGCCGTCACCGCGGTGCTGTTCCGCACCTCGCGCTCCTGGGTCTTCTACGCCTCCGAGGGGGACCGATGA
- a CDS encoding carbohydrate ABC transporter permease codes for MTTTALARKPVRWGRLALHLGCLAALLVMLYPLAWLLATSLKPADEVIASLDLLPRHLEWSNYSTALDGVNDVSIWRLLANSLLIAGGAVLGNVISCSLAAYAFARLRFRFRGPLFAFMIATIMLPHHAVLIPQYIIFNQLGLVNTYWPLILPKFLATEAFFVFLVVQFMRGLPRELEEAARIDGCGPFRSFFLVVLPLTRPALITTAIFTFIWTWNDFFTQLIYLFDPEKFTLTLALRSFVDASSTSAFGPMFAMSVIALLPIVLFFLAFQRFLVEGMASSGLKG; via the coding sequence ATGACCACAACCGCCCTTGCCCGTAAGCCGGTTCGCTGGGGGCGTCTCGCGCTGCACCTCGGCTGTCTGGCCGCCCTGCTGGTGATGCTGTACCCGCTGGCGTGGCTGCTGGCCACCTCGCTCAAGCCCGCCGACGAGGTCATCGCGAGCCTCGACCTGCTGCCGCGCCACCTGGAGTGGTCGAACTACTCCACGGCCCTGGACGGCGTGAACGACGTCTCGATCTGGCGGCTGCTTGCCAACTCGCTGCTGATCGCGGGCGGCGCGGTCCTCGGCAACGTGATCAGCTGCTCGCTCGCCGCCTACGCCTTCGCCCGGCTGCGCTTCCGCTTCCGCGGGCCGCTGTTCGCGTTCATGATTGCCACGATCATGCTGCCGCACCACGCGGTGCTGATCCCGCAGTACATCATCTTCAACCAGCTCGGCCTGGTGAACACCTACTGGCCGCTGATCCTGCCGAAGTTCCTGGCGACGGAGGCGTTCTTCGTGTTCCTCGTCGTGCAGTTCATGCGCGGCCTGCCGCGTGAGCTGGAGGAGGCGGCCCGGATCGACGGCTGCGGGCCCTTCCGCAGCTTCTTCCTGGTCGTTCTGCCGCTCACCCGCCCGGCGCTGATCACCACGGCGATCTTCACCTTCATCTGGACGTGGAACGACTTCTTCACCCAGCTCATCTACCTCTTCGACCCGGAGAAGTTCACGCTCACGCTCGCCCTGCGCTCGTTCGTGGACGCCTCCAGCACCTCGGCCTTCGGCCCGATGTTCGCGATGTCGGTGATCGCGCTGCTGCCGATCGTGCTGTTCTTCCTCGCCTTCCAGCGCTTCCTGGTGGAGGGCATGGCCAGCTCCGGACTGAAGGGGTG